TTTGTCAATATACTAACCTACAATCAACTTGTAATCAACACGTTGTTCATTCTGTTGTGGGAAGGTGTGAAAAAAATGTCGAATGCTATTCATATTGTAAATGTTTCTAAAAAATTTAATAGGAAACAGGTGATTAATCCGATCACACTAGGAGTAGAAGAAAGGAAAATATTTGGCTTACTTGGACCATCTGGTTGTGGGAAAACAACTTTAATCAAAATGATTGTTGGCATGCTAAAGACTGATTCTGGTGAAATTACAGTATTAAACAAACAAGTTCCCAATGCAGCTTTGCTAAAAGAAATAGGGTATATGGCACAATCTGATGCACTTTATACAGCATTGACTGGAAGACAAAACTTAGAATTCTTTGCAAAATTATATGGGTTGTCAAAAAAAGAGAGAGAACAACGAATTGAATATGCGGCAAAAATAGTCCAGTTAACTAACAATTTAAAAGGAACTGTTTCGACTTATTCTGGAGGGATGAAACGGCGTTTATCATTAGCAATCGCATTAATTCAAAATCCAACCATTTTAATTTTAGATGAACCAACAGTCGGTATTGACCCAGTATTAAAACAGTCTATTTGGAAAGAATTAGAGCGTTTAAAAGAGGAGGAGCATAAGACAATCGTTATTACTACTCATGTAATGGATGAAGCTGAAAGATGCGACCATCTCGCAATGATACGGGAAGGGGAAATAATTGCATCGGGTACACCTGCATATTTAAAAGAGCAATATGCTGCACAGAATTTTGATGAAGTCTTTTTAAAAGTTGGGGGTGCAATGTAGTGCGAACGATAGCTTTAATTCATCGTATTATCCAACAGCTTTTAAAAGATAAACGAACATTAGCGTTATTATTTATTGCTCCACTTTTAGTGCTTACATTGATGTATTTTATCTTTAATTCGGAAAATAGTGATTTGAAACTTGTAGTGACAGGTGCCAATGATATGGTGATTGAGCGACTAGAAGATTCAGATTTTAATCTAACAGTTAAAGAAGAATATTCGATCGAAAGTTTAGAAAATGATCAAGTAGATGGCTGGTTAAACTTCGATCAAATGACGATGAAATTGACACTATTAAATGATGATCCGAGTCGTGCAAATGCTATAAAAATGTTACTAGCCCAAACATTAAATTCAAATAATAATAAGGGAAGTCATTCATTAGAAACAATATATGTTTATGGCGATGAGGATACGAAGCTGTTTGATATTTTTAGTCCGATGTTAATTGGCTATTTCGTATTTTTCTTTGTATTTCTCATTGCGGGGATTGCATTATTAATCGAGAGAACGAGCGGAACATTAGAAAGGTTGCTAGCGACACCTATTAAAAAATATGAAATCGTTATTGGCTATGTACTAGGTTACGGGCTATTTGCTTTAATTCAAACAATTATTGTCGTTCTATTTTCCGTGCATGTTTTAGATATTGTACTAGTAGGTTCAATTTGGCTAGTATTTTTGATTAATATATTAGTTGCCTTTGTTGCTTTATCTTTAGGCACAATGCTTTCAAGTTTTGCCAACTCGGAATTTCAAATGATTCAATTTATCCCTCTAGTGATTGTTCCACAAATATTCTTTTCAGGGGTTTTTCCGATGGATGGTATGGCAGTCTGGTTACAGCAATTAGGTAAAGTAATGCCCCTTTATTATGCGTCAGAAGCCTTAAATGGCGTTATGTACAAAGGGTATACTCTTAGTGAGATTTCCTTGGATCTTTTTGTTTTATTTATTTTTGCAATCGTTTTTATTACTTTGAATATTGTTTTTTTAAAAAAGTATCGTTCGTTTTAACCGAATTTAAATCAAATTACGATGGTTTCCCGAATTTTGTCTTACTTAAATTCATAAAAAGTCATTAAAAAGGGATTCATCTCCCAAAGTAGTGATTAGGGATGAACCGCTTTTATTATTTGACAGAGTTTTCTTTAGCGTTAACCCAAAAAACTGACAGAAAAATGCTGAGAATCAATATAATCGTTGCAAAATAGTAAGGATAATGGATATTGAAATCAAATAGCAGACCCCCAGCAATAGGGCCGAAAATATTTCCTAAGCTTGTGAACATTGAATTCATTCCGCCGACAAATCCTTGTTCATTTCTTGCAATCTTTGTTAAATAGGAGGTGATTGCCGGTCTGATCAAATCAAAGCCAATAAAGACAATGCATGAAGTAATTATAACTGCAAGGTAGGTTTCCACTACAGTCATGACCCACACAAGTAGTGCAGAAAAAATAAAGCAGTAACGAACAAGAACAATTTCGCCTAATTTCTTTGTTAAAGGATCGAAGAAAAATACTTGAACAATTGCACCAGCTAACCCACCACCAGTCACAATAATAGCGATATCAAATGGTGTAAATTGAAATTTATGATCAACAAATAAGCTGAATAATGACTCGAATGATGCTAATCCAAAGGTCGAAGTAAAGAGTAATAAAAAGGGAATGAAATATACGCCACTAAATATTCGTTTCATTCCAAACTTTTCAGTGGGAATATTCGATTCGCTTTGAACACGATTTGGTTCTTTTAAGTAAATAATAGATAAAATTGCAGCAAGTCCCGCTAAAATAGCTGCGGCAAAAAAAGGCGCTCTGGAGCCTAACCCTGCTAGAAAACCACCGATACCAGGTCCCAGAATAAATCCTGTATTAATAGCTGCTGACATATATCCTAATATTTTCGGTCGAGCCTGGTCTGTCGTTATATCAGCGATAAAAGCCGTTACGGAAGGCATAATAAATGCACTACTTACGCCACCTAGTATTCTGGAAAGAAATAATACTTCGATCGACTGTCCAATCCCAAATAAAAACTCAGACAAACTAAAAATGATTAATCCTAATATAATCATTCGTTTTCTACCAACGACATCTGCCCATTTCCCTGCAAATGGTGAGACGATGAATTGAGCAATGGAAAAAGCAGCGACCATATACCCTATAAATGATCCATTCAAATCAAGCTCATCCATGATTGTCGGTAATACGGGGATAACGAGTCCCATTCCGACAAATGAAACAAATATGTTACTTAATAAAATAATAATGGTAATTTTTGAAACCTTGGAGCTCATATTTTCTCCTTAATGATATTGATGTGTAGTTATATGAACATAAACATGAAAAGGGGTGATAGTCAAGAAGATAGACAATAATCCATGTATACAAAAAAATCGAAGTATTAATTAATAATAAATTTGTATCCCAAAAACTATAGAAAAATTAAAAGGATCCCTTAGTGGAGGCAAACTAAAGGATCCTAAGAAAGAGATGATATGAAGTGGTTAATTTGTGGTAAAGATAGCCTAGAAATAACTTTTAAATAAGTGTGATTCAATAACTTCGTATAGTGCTTAGGGAGACTTTGGATTACTTCTAAAGGGGATTTGTTTTATGCCCAAGGTGTTTAATTCAGAGTAAAAAATAGTTTTGAAATAGCTTCATTGTCCAATGGGTAGATTGTATTAAATCCACAATTAGTAGAGTTCTCAAACTTAGCAAGATTATTTAGTATATTTTTTCAAGCGTTGTGAGTATTGTTCAAAAATTGTAGTGAGAAGGATTGAAATTGGACTTTATTTCTACACCTCCTTTGCTAACATTTTATTCACTTAATAGTTTTGTAAATGGACGAATAGCCAATGTTGTAAAAAAATGTGTGATTATATAGAAAAAGTATGAGGAGATTGTCTATTATCCTTTCATAATTGGGAGAATGACTTAATGTAAATGGGTGAGAGTCATAGATTACCGATATTTGGGAATGAAAAAAGCTGCATCAATGAAATGCAGCTTTTCAACTTTATTTCGTTATTTCATTTGCTACTTCTTTTACATGATCATGAAGCTTTCGATCACTAAAAAGTTTACCAAAGATTAATGTGGCAAGGGCAAAGATAATCATGGAACCAGCAAAAGCAAGTGGTGCTTTAAAGCTATTGAACCACGATTCAAAAAAGCCTGCGAATACCGGACCAACAATTTGGCCTAATGCATATACAGCAGTAAGGATAGAAACAACAGAGCCACTTTGTTTTGGGAATAATTCTCGTGCGTATGCAGTCGATAATGAAACAATCCCTACGAAGGTAAAGCCATATAAAAAGGCTGATAATAATACACTCCATGCACTCTGAGAAAAGACGGGAAGCAAGATACCGATTATTTGTAATACGTAAGCAAAGGACAGTACCTTTACAGTAGAAAATTTGGAAATCATCGCCATCCAAATAGGTGCAGCAGGTGTTGCAGCAAGACCTGCGATGACCCAGCTAAAACCAGCAAAGGCACGTATACTTTCGATATTATAAATAATATCCACTAGGAAAGTGCCTGTTATAATATAGCCAAGTCCTTCTAGCCCATAGGCAATAACTAACCATGGCATAAAGCCTTGAAGTATTTTGGTTTCTTGCGTTTTTTCAACCTTTTCTCCATCCCGTATAATTATATTTCTCCATAAAACAACTGTTGCTAATAGGAATATGCCTGATAAAATTCCAAGTCCAATCCATGTCCCTTCCCATGCAAAGGATACTTCAATATAAGGTACTAGTAATCCAGAGATAGCAATTCCTAAACCAATCCCAGAAAATAGATATCCAGACCAACGACTAAGTAGGTGAGAGGCTAAATAGTCCATTATAATGCTTGAAGTCAGTACGAAAATATAGCCACCTGTAGCACCGGCAATAAAACGTAAAAGTATCCATAGTAAATAAGAATGGGTTAAACCCATTAAAAGTATAGATAGTACATTGAGTAAAACATTGAAAAGTAAAAATTTCTTTTTATTACGATAAATAAATCCTGCTCCAAGTGCACCTACAAAATAGCCAATATAATTACTTGATGCTAAATAACCAGCTGCTTCAAAGGATAACCCTTCGTCAACTCGCATGAACGGTAAAATAGGCGTAAATGCAAAACGACTAATGCCCATAGCAACAATTAATAATAATACTCCCCCAAATAGCACCCCGATGTGTTGCCGTGACATAAAACAACCCCTTTTTAAATTGCATTATTAGAAAAATTTCTATTATTATACAATTTTAGCACTATCAAAACTTGAATCCTAGATGTTTAAAACGATGAATAATTAACGTAATATTCAGAAAATTAATCGAATTGTCCAGTTGGAAATGTTATTTTAAATAAGATTGATGGAACCTTTTATCGAAACAATGGATCTAAGTCTGATTTGTTAACAATGCTGTTTTTTAATAGGTATGTAGGAGTACAATTAAAAAAGCGAAAAATATTAATCAATATGTATTTGTAAAGAATGAAAACATATCTATATAAAAAGGGGCTTGTTTACATGAAAATTACCGACATGACCATTCGACATTTAAAGATGAAATTGAAACAACCATTTACAACGAGTTTTGGTACGTTTGTTCATAAAGAATTTTTACTCTTAGAAGCAAAGGATGAGAGTGGAATCGTTGGATGGGGAGAATCAGTCGCTTTCGATTCTCCTTGGTACAATGAAGAAACATTAAAAACAACTTGGCATATGCTCGAAGATTTCCTAATCCCTTTAATATTAAATAAACAAATATCACATCCAGATGAAGTGAGTGAATTATTTAAAGATATTCGGAAAAATAATATGGCTAAATCGACGATCGAAGGAGCGGTTTGGGATATTTATTCACAAATTGCGAATCAGCCTTTAGCTCATACACTTGGTGGAAAAAAGGACAAGATTGAAGTAGGCATAAGTATTGGCATCCAAAAATCATTGGAAGAACAAATTGCAGTTGTTAAAAAAGCAATACAAGATGGCTACAAAAGAATTAAAGTGAAAATTAAACCGGGCTGGGATGTTGAAGTCATTCGTGAATTAAGAAAAAACTTCCCTGAAACACCACTAATGGCAGATGCAAACTCTGCCTATACGCTACAGGATGTGGAATTATTAAAACAACTAGATGAATTTAATTTAACGATGATTGAACAGCCCCTAGCTGTTGATGACATAATCGACCACGCAGTTTTACAAAAACAAATCAAAACACCGATTTGTCTTGATGAAAGTATACATTCCGTTGAAGATGCGCGAAAGGCAATTGAATTAGGCAGCTGTGGTGTAATCAATATTAAAATAGGTCGTGTTGGTGGAATAACAGAAGCGAAAAAAATTCATGATTTATGTGAAGAAAAGGGTATTCCAGTTTGGTGTGGAGGGATGCTCGAGTCGGGCATTGGTAGGGCGCATAATATTGCTCTTACTACATTGTCAAATTTCGTTTTACCTGGCGATACAGCAGGTTCAAATCATTATTGGGAAGAAGATATCATTTTACCGGAAGTAATCACAGAAAATGGTTACATAACTGTTCCGCAAGTAAGTGGAATTGGCTTTAAAGTAAATCATAAAGCAATAGACAAATACACAATAGCAATAAAATATTATACTTCATAAGGTCCCTTCCTGTTTATATGGGTATATGACTGAACTTTTAGTTGATATACTCTTCTATTTTAGAAATGAGGGAATAAATGAAAAAAAGTTTGCAAATTGGTGGCGCAATTGTAGGGTTAGTTGTAGGAGGCGGTTTTGCTTCCGGACAAGAAATCATGCAATTTTTCACTAGCTTTGGATACTATGGAATATTAGGGGCTATCATTGCTACCTTTGGTTTAGCCTTTTTTGGAATGAACATTGCCCAGCTTGGTTATCAATTAGGCACAACTTCTCATAAAGAGGTTCTACATTACATATCTGGTCGTACTATCGGAACAATTCTTGATATTTTAATTACATTCTTTTTGTTCTGTGTTACGGTGGCGATGTTTGCAGGAACGGCCTCTATATTTAGACAAGTTTTAGGGATTGATCCAGTCTTAGGAAGCGTTTTTATGGTTGGGTTAACAATTTTCACGCTCATGCTTAATACAAAAAGTATTATTAATGTCATTGCTATAGCTACACCTTATCTATTGGCCTTTATGCTATTAATCGCCCTATACTCCATTTTATCAATGGACCTAACCCTATCTGAGCAAGTAAGTTTAGCAGAAAGGCAGCCATCAGCGGCACCTAATTGGTACATGGGTTCATTATTATACATTTCATATAATATTGCGTCGGCTTTATCTATGATAATTGTTATTGGGAGCACTGCTACAAGCAAAAAGACTGCTGGATGGGGCGGCATTTTCGGTGGTGTTTTGCTTGGTATATTGATTTTACTTATTAATGCAGCGATGTTTGCAAAAATGGATGTAGTGTCTGGAAAGGATATGCCAATTTTAGAGATTGCGCGAGATATTCATCCTTTAATCGGTTTTATTATGGCTCTTGGACTAGTTGGAATGATTTATAGTACAGCGGTAGGAATGATGTATTCATTTATCAATCGATTGGTTTCGCCTAAAGATAAAGTTTATAAGCCGACAGTCGTATTATTTGGAATTATTGGTTTTATGGCAAGTTTTGTAGGTTTTACAAATTTGGTGAGCAAAGTTTATTCCATCATGGGGTATTTAGGTTTTGTGTTAATCGTAGCAGTATTTTTTTCATGGCTTAAAAGAAAATAAAACCTGAGAGCAATACAACTTGCTTTCAGGTTTTTTATATATTTAGGTACATTTTATTAATATGAATCATTTAATAGTGGTGAAGCTATGAAACTAATTGAAAAGGGGATATTAATGAATCAAATATGGCAATCTTTAATGATGCCTAATACACTTGTACAAATTCCACAAGGACAATCTATTGTTTCTTATAAAGTAGGGGATGTGACGGGCGATCATTTTCCGGATTTCATTTATTTAACGGGAACAAAACAATCAGGCGCACCTTCGTTGTTGAAGGATATTACATTATATATAAAGTACGGAAGATCAAATTATATTCAAAAGCATACACTCTCAGAAAACATGGGATTTCATCCTACAATTTGGTTAGGTGATTTTACAGGAGATGGCATTGACGACATCTTTATCGTGATAGATTCTGGAGGAAGCGGTGGAATAATATTTGCATATATTTATTCAATGCAAAATGGCGTTATGAAGGAAATTTTCAACTCTACTAAATTTAACGAAGAGCATTCCTATCAGGTTCAATATGCGAATCAATATAAAGCAAATATTTTTAGTGAAAATCCAAGTGAAAAATATACCATTGACCTTATGTTTAAGGGAGAAGAATATTTAAATGAAATATATAATCCCGATGGTACTCTGAAACAACCAATCGAGGGTTGGGTAGATCCTTTAGGTGCACTTTACCCAGTAGACTATGGTAGAAATGGGAAGTATGATTTGCTCGGAATGCAACAGATTGCTGGCCGATATCACGCTGATGGGTTAGGATATGTGGAAAATTTATTAAGCTGGGACGGAAACGCCTTTTCGGTTGTTCGTCAAACCGTTGCTATCTATGGAGAAGGTACGTAGTGTGTACATTAGTAAAAAATAATAGAGTAGAATAAAATCTAGCCGACTATTGACTAGATGGCTGTTCTTCAATTTCTTTCCACGGAATCATTTCATCTAACGTTTCATCCCAATAGAATTCTTTCGTAGTTACACTGTTTGCCGATGCAGATAATGTGAAAAAAGACTAAATACAAAACAAAGATAATACTACTGCCACAAATCTAAAAAAGTTTTTTCCATAATGTGTTCATCTCCTTTTATCTAAAACAGAAAATTACATTAATATTCTGTTTTAGAAATATTATACAAAATACGCAGAATACCTCTACAAATATGTTAAAATATGTAAAATTGTAAATTTTACTAAGGGGTGTGTTTGTTGAAGAAAAATAGTATATATTTATTTCTTATTCTTGTTTTTCTAGTTGGATGTGTGGATAGTTCAAATGAGGAGATAGACGAAATTAGTGAAACTAATAACGTAACAGAAGATCACGCTGATAATAAACTGGAAAGTCAACTGTTAACAGAATTTGAAAATTATACATCGGATGCTGTCATCGCCGATAAGAGGTTATACGATTTTAACGATGATGGGGAAGAAGAACTTCTTGTACTATTCAGTACAAAAGAGGAGCCAGCAAGTTTGGCTATCGTCTCTAAACACGATTTAAAGGGTATATCTCTAAACGGTGATACAACTACTAATTTTAAACCTACAAATATGTCTACACTTAAAATTTTAGATAACCCTATAAGAGTGTTATTTAGGGTGACCGACTTTAAAAAAGGTGTTGATGTCGATTTTGAAATACAGGTAACATATGATAAGGAAGCAAAACATACGCATTTTATAGTTAATTCAGAGGATGTTGAATAAATAGATCCTATAATAAAACTGGGCGTTCTTGAATAAATCTACTAAATAATCAAACTTTATTTCAAACGAAACTACCAAAACTGATTTCTTATGAGAAATCGGTTTTATTTTTGTTCTTTCAAACGTAAATATAAAAAAACTACTTTTTT
Above is a genomic segment from Lysinibacillus sp. PLM2 containing:
- the bmr gene encoding multidrug resistance protein 1, with the translated sequence MSSKVSKITIIILLSNIFVSFVGMGLVIPVLPTIMDELDLNGSFIGYMVAAFSIAQFIVSPFAGKWADVVGRKRMIILGLIIFSLSEFLFGIGQSIEVLFLSRILGGVSSAFIMPSVTAFIADITTDQARPKILGYMSAAINTGFILGPGIGGFLAGLGSRAPFFAAAILAGLAAILSIIYLKEPNRVQSESNIPTEKFGMKRIFSGVYFIPFLLLFTSTFGLASFESLFSLFVDHKFQFTPFDIAIIVTGGGLAGAIVQVFFFDPLTKKLGEIVLVRYCFIFSALLVWVMTVVETYLAVIITSCIVFIGFDLIRPAITSYLTKIARNEQGFVGGMNSMFTSLGNIFGPIAGGLLFDFNIHYPYYFATIILILSIFLSVFWVNAKENSVK
- the yybI gene encoding hypothetical protein, with protein sequence MKLIEKGILMNQIWQSLMMPNTLVQIPQGQSIVSYKVGDVTGDHFPDFIYLTGTKQSGAPSLLKDITLYIKYGRSNYIQKHTLSENMGFHPTIWLGDFTGDGIDDIFIVIDSGGSGGIIFAYIYSMQNGVMKEIFNSTKFNEEHSYQVQYANQYKANIFSENPSEKYTIDLMFKGEEYLNEIYNPDGTLKQPIEGWVDPLGALYPVDYGRNGKYDLLGMQQIAGRYHADGLGYVENLLSWDGNAFSVVRQTVAIYGEGT
- the menC_1 gene encoding o-succinylbenzoate synthase; this encodes MKITDMTIRHLKMKLKQPFTTSFGTFVHKEFLLLEAKDESGIVGWGESVAFDSPWYNEETLKTTWHMLEDFLIPLILNKQISHPDEVSELFKDIRKNNMAKSTIEGAVWDIYSQIANQPLAHTLGGKKDKIEVGISIGIQKSLEEQIAVVKKAIQDGYKRIKVKIKPGWDVEVIRELRKNFPETPLMADANSAYTLQDVELLKQLDEFNLTMIEQPLAVDDIIDHAVLQKQIKTPICLDESIHSVEDARKAIELGSCGVINIKIGRVGGITEAKKIHDLCEEKGIPVWCGGMLESGIGRAHNIALTTLSNFVLPGDTAGSNHYWEEDIILPEVITENGYITVPQVSGIGFKVNHKAIDKYTIAIKYYTS
- a CDS encoding antibiotic ABC transporter permease → MRTIALIHRIIQQLLKDKRTLALLFIAPLLVLTLMYFIFNSENSDLKLVVTGANDMVIERLEDSDFNLTVKEEYSIESLENDQVDGWLNFDQMTMKLTLLNDDPSRANAIKMLLAQTLNSNNNKGSHSLETIYVYGDEDTKLFDIFSPMLIGYFVFFFVFLIAGIALLIERTSGTLERLLATPIKKYEIVIGYVLGYGLFALIQTIIVVLFSVHVLDIVLVGSIWLVFLINILVAFVALSLGTMLSSFANSEFQMIQFIPLVIVPQIFFSGVFPMDGMAVWLQQLGKVMPLYYASEALNGVMYKGYTLSEISLDLFVLFIFAIVFITLNIVFLKKYRSF
- a CDS encoding ABC transporter ATP-binding protein → MSNAIHIVNVSKKFNRKQVINPITLGVEERKIFGLLGPSGCGKTTLIKMIVGMLKTDSGEITVLNKQVPNAALLKEIGYMAQSDALYTALTGRQNLEFFAKLYGLSKKEREQRIEYAAKIVQLTNNLKGTVSTYSGGMKRRLSLAIALIQNPTILILDEPTVGIDPVLKQSIWKELERLKEEEHKTIVITTHVMDEAERCDHLAMIREGEIIASGTPAYLKEQYAAQNFDEVFLKVGGAM
- a CDS encoding membrane protein; protein product: MKKSLQIGGAIVGLVVGGGFASGQEIMQFFTSFGYYGILGAIIATFGLAFFGMNIAQLGYQLGTTSHKEVLHYISGRTIGTILDILITFFLFCVTVAMFAGTASIFRQVLGIDPVLGSVFMVGLTIFTLMLNTKSIINVIAIATPYLLAFMLLIALYSILSMDLTLSEQVSLAERQPSAAPNWYMGSLLYISYNIASALSMIIVIGSTATSKKTAGWGGIFGGVLLGILILLINAAMFAKMDVVSGKDMPILEIARDIHPLIGFIMALGLVGMIYSTAVGMMYSFINRLVSPKDKVYKPTVVLFGIIGFMASFVGFTNLVSKVYSIMGYLGFVLIVAVFFSWLKRK
- a CDS encoding MFS transporter translates to MSRQHIGVLFGGVLLLIVAMGISRFAFTPILPFMRVDEGLSFEAAGYLASSNYIGYFVGALGAGFIYRNKKKFLLFNVLLNVLSILLMGLTHSYLLWILLRFIAGATGGYIFVLTSSIIMDYLASHLLSRWSGYLFSGIGLGIAISGLLVPYIEVSFAWEGTWIGLGILSGIFLLATVVLWRNIIIRDGEKVEKTQETKILQGFMPWLVIAYGLEGLGYIITGTFLVDIIYNIESIRAFAGFSWVIAGLAATPAAPIWMAMISKFSTVKVLSFAYVLQIIGILLPVFSQSAWSVLLSAFLYGFTFVGIVSLSTAYARELFPKQSGSVVSILTAVYALGQIVGPVFAGFFESWFNSFKAPLAFAGSMIIFALATLIFGKLFSDRKLHDHVKEVANEITK